Part of the Anaerobacillus alkaliphilus genome, TAGTAAGGAAACCCCGTTGTTTTTTTACTTATCTAGCCAAATCAAAAATGTGGCGTACATCATTTTCATGCAATTTCACAAAGTTCCCTAACGGCCATCGTTCTGTAGCTTTTTTTGCCATCTCATCAAAGTGTTCGTCGCCAATTTCCACTTCATTTAATGTAATTGGCATTCCAATCGAATGTAGAAACTGTTCGAATTTTTTGATCCCTGCTAACGCCGTTTTTTCCGGATTATAAAGGTCAATCTCAACATCCCAGACACGGTTGGCAAATTGAACAAATCGGTTGACATCATGTTTGTACACGTATTTCATCCAAGCCGGAAAAACAATCGCTAGTCCTGCTCCATGTGCAATATCATAAATTCCACTAATCTCATGCTCGATGTCATGACTTGCCCAATCACCAATTCTACCTGTCCCAAACAAATCACTATGTGCATTTGTTCCAGCCCACATAATCTCAGCACGCGCGTCATAGTTCGTCGGCTCTTCTAGAACTGTGTGAGCATTATTAATGACCGTCTTAAGTGTCGCTTCACATAAACGATCAGTTAACTCGACATTGCGCTCTCTTGTAAAGTATCTTTCTAATAAATGTGCCATCATATCAGTTATCCCGCAAGCCGTTTGGTAAGAAGGCAGCGTGTATGTAAGTACAGGGTTAAGTATCGCAAACTGTGGACGAAGTGTTGGGTGACCCATGGCTCTTTTATACAACCCATCTTCATTTGTAATAACCGTTCCTTCACTCGTTTCACTACCAGCAGCAGGTATCGTTAACACAACACCAATTGGTAGGCTGTCACTAACAGAAGCATTTCCAGTAAAGAAATCCCACACATCACCGTCATACTTAGCCCCTGCTGCAATTGCCTTGGCCGAATCAATGACACTACCTCCACCTACAGCAAGAATAAATCCAATGTTGTGTTCTTTACAAAGGGATATCCCCTCATGAACTAAACTTACTCTTGGATTTGGTAAAACTCCACCTAGTTCAATTATTTCTATGTCTTGCTCCTGCAAAGAATTTATTACTCGATCGTATAGACCACTTGCTTTGATACTACCTCCGCCGTAATGTAGAAGAAGCTTTTTACCATATATTACAGACTCTTGCCCGACTACTTCTTCCTTATCTCTACCAAAAATAATCTTTGTACGGTTTTGAAAAACGAAATCTTGCATTATGTAACCCCTTTTCTTATTTAAACAGATCTTTCTACTTTAGTTATATCCCGTAAGAGCGCTTTCATCAACATGGAAAAATATATGTTTCACTAGAAAAAGTTAATTTAGTTACGCCAAAGTAAAAACCGTTGAACTCTACCGAGCACAACGGTTTTTCTTATATTTATTATGTTTTTACACCGTTTGGCTTAGATAGGGTATTTTTTAATGAGGTAAGTTCTGAAGAAAATGGAGTGGAATTTCATCGTGGAGCTTCTGTTCTTGCCTCTACATCAAAAAGTCTTTGATTTAAGACTCTAATTTGACTTTCCTTTTGTTCACCTTGTTTTTTTATGAATAATAACATACCCATAACCGTTTCTTCTTGATGAGTTTCAATTCGGAACACGGTTCGTTTAACGTCACTCATGTCTGCTTTTAGTTCATGAATGTCTTCTTTCATGTTTGCTACATCTGTCTTAAGACCTGCTACATCTGTTTTTAGGTCTGCTACATCTGTCTTTAGATTTGCCACATCTGTCTTAAGACCTGCTACATCTGTCTTAAGAATTGAAATATCTTCTTTCATAACAACCAAGTCACTCCTTATATCCTTTATTTCAGATTGGATGGTATGTAACTGGTTTTCTGTTCTAGCTTGTCCCTCAATCAATTTAAGCAGTAGCTCTTCCATTTGTTTTCACCTCCTCTTTCCTCAATTATATCACGTACACCTAAATACTACTTTTAAAATTTTAATGTCGGCGGAAAAAAAGTGCCATAGCAGAGGTCTGTTACCTTTCCTACGATCCACTCTTACAAAAGGGCTCGCTAACACACCCTTGCGTTACCTTCCCTACGACCTACTCTTACAAAAGGGCACGCGACACTCTCTTTCGTTACCTTTCCTACGATCTGCTCTTCTAAAAGGGCACGATAGACTCTCTTGCGTTACCTTTCCAACGAGCTACTCTTACAAAAGGGCACGATAGACTCCCTTCCGTTACCTTTCCTACGTTCCACTCTTACAAAAGGGCACGATAGACTCTCTTGCGTTACCTTCCCTACGACCTACTCTTACAAAAGGGCACGCGACACTCTCTTGCGTTACCTTCCCTACGACCTACTCTTACAAAAGGGCACGCTAGACTCCCTTACGTTACCTTTCCCACGATCTACTCTTACAAAAGGGCACGCTAGACTCCCTTGCGTTACCTTTCCTACGATCTACTCTTCCAAAAGGGCACGCTAGACTCCCTTGCGTTACCTTTCCTACGACCTACTCTTCCAAAAAGGCACGCGGCACTCTCTTTCGTTACCTTTCCTACGATCTACTCTTACAAAAGGGCACGCTAGACTCTCTTACGTTACCTTTCCCACGATCTACTCTTACAAAAGGGCACGCTAGACTCTCTTGCGTTACCTTTCCTACGATCTACTCTTACAAAAGGGCACGCTAGACTCCCTTACGTTACCTTTCCCACGATCTACTCTTACAAAAGGGCACGATAGACTCCCTTACGTTACCTTTCCTAAGACCCACTCTTACAAAAGGGCACGCGACACTCCCTTGCGTTACCTTTCCTACGATCTACTCTTACAAAAGGGCACGCGACACTCCCTTACGTTACCTTTCCCACGAGCTACTCTTCCAAAAAGGCACGCTAGACTCCCTTACGTTACCTTTCCCACGATCTACTCTTACAAAAGGGCACGCTAGACTCCCTTGCGTTACCTTTCCAACTACCTTTTCTTCCAAAAGGGCACGCTAGACTCTCTTGCGTTACCTTTCCTACGACCTACTCTTCCAAAAGGGCACGCTAGACTCCATTGCGTTACCTTTCCTACGACCTACTCTTCCAAAAGGGCACGCGACACTCTCTTCCGTTACCTTTCCTACGATCCCTCTTACAAAAGGGCTCGCGACACTCTCTTGCGTTACCTATTCAACTATTGTTTCTTCCAAAAAGTACTCAACAATTCGCCATCATCGCACCACCCACTATCATAAGAAAAAAGAAACCCCAAAAGGAGTTTCTTTCTCAAAAAAACTAAATTTCAATATCCACGCCAACACTGTCTAAGCGACCTACTTCTTTTATGTAAGCTGCTACTGCTTGGTGTGCTTCGTTCACAGCATATGCTTCTAAAGCTGCTCTGTCTTCAAAGCGAACAAGTAGCATCACTTGAAATTCTCTGTTTCGCTCACCAATATTTACTCCAGCTTGAAGATCGACAATACCAGTTAGTTGGTCTTTTAATGCTTTAAATCTTGTTACTACTTCTTGTAGTTGCTCTTGTGTAGTTGTTTCCGCAAATTTGATAAGTACTGTACGTTGAATCATGAAGTATCCTCTTTTCTTAAGTAGATTACATTTATTTTACTTTAGCTAAACAAAGAAATGCAATCAATCTTACTTGTCTAGGTAGACGACTGTTTGCTTTTCATGAGACTCTCTAACTGCATCTAATATTCTTTGTACCTGATATCCAGCTTCGAACGTAGCCAAATACGGATGTTCCTTATCCTCAG contains:
- a CDS encoding Dabb family protein → MIQRTVLIKFAETTTQEQLQEVVTRFKALKDQLTGIVDLQAGVNIGERNREFQVMLLVRFEDRAALEAYAVNEAHQAVAAYIKEVGRLDSVGVDIEI
- a CDS encoding iron-containing alcohol dehydrogenase — encoded protein: MQDFVFQNRTKIIFGRDKEEVVGQESVIYGKKLLLHYGGGSIKASGLYDRVINSLQEQDIEIIELGGVLPNPRVSLVHEGISLCKEHNIGFILAVGGGSVIDSAKAIAAGAKYDGDVWDFFTGNASVSDSLPIGVVLTIPAAGSETSEGTVITNEDGLYKRAMGHPTLRPQFAILNPVLTYTLPSYQTACGITDMMAHLLERYFTRERNVELTDRLCEATLKTVINNAHTVLEEPTNYDARAEIMWAGTNAHSDLFGTGRIGDWASHDIEHEISGIYDIAHGAGLAIVFPAWMKYVYKHDVNRFVQFANRVWDVEIDLYNPEKTALAGIKKFEQFLHSIGMPITLNEVEIGDEHFDEMAKKATERWPLGNFVKLHENDVRHIFDLAR